The proteins below are encoded in one region of Rhizobacter sp.:
- the iscA gene encoding iron-sulfur cluster assembly protein IscA yields the protein MAVTLTEAAARHVTRYLTKRGKGVGVRLGVKTTGCSGLAYKLEYADDVAPEDIVFEGHGVKVLIDPKSLPYLDGTELDFVREGLNEGFKFHNPREKDRCGCGESFRV from the coding sequence ATGGCGGTCACGCTGACGGAAGCAGCGGCACGCCATGTGACGCGCTATCTCACCAAACGGGGCAAGGGTGTCGGTGTGCGCCTGGGCGTCAAGACCACCGGCTGCTCGGGCTTGGCCTACAAGCTCGAATACGCCGATGACGTGGCGCCAGAAGACATCGTCTTCGAAGGCCACGGCGTGAAGGTGCTGATCGATCCCAAAAGCTTGCCTTACCTCGACGGCACCGAGCTCGACTTCGTGCGTGAGGGCCTCAACGAAGGCTTCAAGTTCCACAACCCGCGCGAGAAGGATCGTTGCGGGTGCGGTGAATCGTTCCGGGTCTGA
- the iscU gene encoding Fe-S cluster assembly scaffold IscU, with amino-acid sequence MAYSEKVVDHYENPRNVGSFEKGDESVGTGMVGAPACGDVMKLQIKVNPATGLIEDAKFKTYGCGSAIASSSLVTEWVKGKSLDEALTIKNTQIAEELALPPVKIHCSILAEDAIKAAVNDYKAKKAH; translated from the coding sequence ATGGCATACAGCGAAAAGGTCGTAGACCACTATGAGAACCCCCGCAACGTGGGTTCGTTCGAAAAGGGTGACGAGAGCGTGGGCACCGGCATGGTCGGCGCCCCGGCGTGCGGCGACGTGATGAAGCTGCAGATCAAGGTGAACCCGGCGACGGGCCTGATCGAAGACGCGAAGTTCAAGACCTATGGCTGCGGCTCGGCCATCGCGTCGAGTTCGCTCGTCACCGAGTGGGTCAAGGGCAAGTCGCTCGACGAGGCGCTGACCATCAAGAACACGCAGATCGCTGAAGAGCTGGCGCTTCCGCCGGTGAAGATCCACTGCTCGATCCTGGCCGAGGACGCGATCAAGGCTGCGGTCAACGACTACAAGGCGAAGAAGGCGCATTGA
- a CDS encoding IscS subfamily cysteine desulfurase — protein MTQHFPIYMDYGATTPCDQRVVDAMIPWLREHFGNPASRSHAWGWEAEAAVEKAREQVAALIGADPREIIWTSGATESNNLALKGAAQFYKTRGKHLITVKTEHKAVLDTMRELERQGFEVTYLDVQEDGLLDLDKLKDAMRADTILVSVMYVNNEIGVIQDVAAIGAMCRERGIIFHVDAAQATGKVEIDLAKLPIDLMSLASHKTYGPKGIGALYVRRKPRVRIEAQMHGGGHERGMRSGTLPTHQIVGMGEAFRIAREEMGVESERIRMLHDRLMKGLSDIEQTFLNGHPTQRVPHNLNMSFNFVEGESLIMGIKGIAVSSGSACTSASLEPSYVLRALGRSDELAHSSLRMTIGRFTTVDEIDYVINTLKDRVAKLRELSPLWEMHKDGIDLSTIQWAAH, from the coding sequence TTCCGTGGTTGCGCGAACATTTCGGCAACCCGGCATCGCGCAGCCATGCGTGGGGTTGGGAAGCCGAGGCGGCGGTGGAGAAGGCCCGCGAACAGGTGGCGGCGCTGATTGGGGCCGACCCCCGCGAGATCATCTGGACCTCTGGGGCCACCGAGTCCAACAACCTGGCCTTGAAGGGTGCCGCGCAGTTCTACAAGACGCGCGGCAAGCACCTCATCACCGTCAAGACCGAGCACAAGGCCGTGCTCGACACCATGCGCGAACTGGAGCGCCAGGGCTTTGAGGTGACCTACCTCGACGTGCAGGAAGACGGCCTGCTCGACCTCGACAAGCTCAAGGACGCGATGCGCGCCGACACCATCCTCGTGTCGGTGATGTACGTGAACAACGAGATCGGCGTCATTCAAGACGTCGCCGCGATCGGCGCGATGTGCCGTGAGCGCGGGATCATCTTCCACGTCGACGCGGCGCAGGCCACTGGCAAGGTCGAGATCGACCTCGCCAAGCTGCCCATCGACCTGATGAGCCTGGCTTCGCACAAGACTTATGGCCCCAAGGGCATCGGCGCGCTTTACGTGCGCCGCAAACCCCGTGTGCGCATCGAAGCGCAGATGCACGGCGGTGGCCACGAGCGCGGCATGCGCTCAGGCACGCTGCCCACGCACCAGATCGTCGGCATGGGTGAAGCGTTTCGCATCGCCCGCGAAGAGATGGGTGTGGAGAGCGAGCGCATCCGCATGCTGCACGACCGGCTGATGAAGGGCCTGTCCGACATCGAGCAGACCTTCCTGAATGGCCACCCGACGCAGCGTGTGCCGCACAACCTGAACATGTCGTTCAACTTCGTCGAGGGCGAGTCTTTGATCATGGGCATCAAGGGCATCGCGGTGTCGTCGGGCTCCGCCTGCACCTCGGCGAGCCTGGAGCCGAGCTACGTGCTGCGTGCGCTCGGCCGCAGCGATGAGCTCGCGCACTCGTCGCTGCGCATGACCATCGGTCGCTTCACGACCGTCGACGAGATCGACTACGTGATCAACACGCTGAAGGACCGCGTGGCCAAGTTGCGCGAGCTGTCGCCGCTGTGGGAGATGCACAAGGACGGCATCGACCTGAGCACCATCCAATGGGCTGCTCACTGA